One Setaria viridis chromosome 7, Setaria_viridis_v4.0, whole genome shotgun sequence genomic region harbors:
- the LOC117865977 gene encoding histone-lysine N-methyltransferase, H3 lysine-9 specific SUVH1, with protein MENSQDESENYEQEQPLEMKPLRSLAPMFPAPLGYDVATQSTDPLLVFVTPFRPHTSPEQSPASFGQPLPKSPIPLKATPISAAFPMPQREDESSDEDYKPFCDHKKPTSLRTAKAKRTHQAGYSNEANIKCKSTRRSLNTELASCPSLSSDPNKSVEEIMMMFDSLRRRILQLDEKEDARRRADLKAGTLMMRNGLRINNLKTIGPVPGVEIGDIFFFRIEMCIVGLHAPAMAGIDYISTKHVGKDDTLAVSIISSGGYENDDDDTNILVYTGQGGNSRHKEKHDQKLERGNLALMNSMKKKNLVRVVRSAQDPFCTSGKIYIYDGLYRVEDSWMDKAKNGFSVFKYKLRREPGQPDGISVWKMTEKWKANPGTRDKAILLDLSSKVENLPVCLVNDIDDEKGPSYFDYVTGVEYLRPLNKTKPLQSCKCLSVCLPGDPNCSCSQLNGGGLPYSASGLLVKHIPMLYECSSRCQCSQNCRNRVTQKGVNLKFEVFWTGDCGWGLRSWDPIRAGTFICEYAGKVIDETNMDIDGDEDEYTFRTSWPSAKVSRWNLGAELLEDASASVSTESLKKLPIVISAKSSGNVARFLNHSCSPNLLWQPVQYDHNDGSYPHIMFFAMKHIPPMTELTYDYGTRGAPPDIKGKFPNSSKLKPCLCGSTNCRGSF; from the coding sequence ATGGAGAACTCGCAAGATGAATCAGAAAATTACGAGCAAGAGCAACCCTTGGAAATGAAGCCATTGCGGTCATTAGCGCCAATGTTCCCGGCTCCTCTGGGATATGATGTGGCAACCCAGTCAACTGATCCACTGCTAGTTTTTGTTACGCCGTTCAGGCCCCACACCTCGCCAGAACAATCTCCAGCTTCATTTGGTCAACCCTTACCAAAGTCACCAATTCCTCTGAAGGCTACTCCAATCTCAGCGGCATTTCCCATGCCACAACGCGAAGATGAATCGTCAGATGAAGACTACAAGCCCTTTTGTGATCATAAAAAACCAACATCGCTGAGGACTGCCAAGGCTAAGAGGACTCATCAGGCTGGGTACTCCAATGAAGCTAACATCAAGTGCAAGTCAACAAGGAGAAGCCTCAACACAGAGCTTGCCTCCTGTCCATCCTTGTCAAGCGACCCAAATAAATCAGTTgaagaaatcatgatgatgtTTGATTCACTGCGGCGCCGTATACTGCAACTGGATGAAAAAGAGGACGCAAGAAGGAGGGCTGACTTGAAGGCTGGTACTCTCATGATGCGGAATGGCCTGAGGATCAATAACCTGAAGACCATAGGACCTGTACCTGGTGTTGAAATTGGAGACATTTTCTTCTTCAGGATTGAAATGTGCATTGTAGGTTTGCATGCACCTGCGATGGCTGGCATTGATTACATTTCCACTAAGCATGTTGGAAAAGATGATACTCTGGCTGTCAGCATCATCTCATCTGGTGGTTATgagaatgatgatgatgacacgaACATTTTGGTGTACACAGGACAGGGAGGCAATAGTCGGCACAAGGAGAAGCATGACCAGAAGCTTGAAAGAGGTAACCTCGCTCTCATGAACagcatgaaaaagaaaaacctgGTCAGGGTTGTGCGCAGCGCACAGGACCCTTTCTGCACCTCAGGCAAAATTTACATTTATGATGGACTTTATCGGGTCGAAGATTCCTGGATGGACAAAGCAAAGAATGGCTTTAGTGTTTTCAAGTACAAGCTGAGAAGAGAGCCAGGACAGCCTGATGGAATTTCAGTTTGGAAGATGACTGAGAAGTGGAAAGCAAATCCTGGGACAAGAGACAAAGCTATACTACTGGATTTATCATCAAAAGTTGAGAACCTACCTGTATGCCTTGTTAATGATATTGATGATGAGAAAGGGCCAAGCTACTTCGACTATGTAACTGGAGTGGAGTATCTGAGGCCACTTAACAAGACAAAACCATTACAAAGCTGCAAGTGTCTTAGTGTGTGCTTGCCTGGTGATCCTAATTGTTCATGTTCACAACTGAACGGTGGTGGTCTTCCTTACAGCGCCTCTGGACTGCTTGTGAAGCATATTCCAATGCTTTATGAGTGCTCTTCCAGATGCCAGTGTTCTCAAAATTGTCGAAACAGGGTCACACAGAAGGGTGTTAATCTGAAGTTTGAGGTCTTTTGGACTGGGGATTGTGGATGGGGTCTACGGTCTTGGGATCCCATCCGTGCTGGCACATTCATCTGCGAGTATGCTGGTAAGGTCATTGATGAAACAAATATGGATATAGATGGTGATGAAGATGAATATACCTTTCGCACATCATGGCCCAGTGCTAAGGTTTCAAGATGGAACCTGGGAGCAGAATTACTTGAAGATGCAAGTGCTAGTGTCTCAACCGAGAGCTTAAAGAAATTACCTATTGTCATAAGCGCAAAAAGTTCAGGCAATGTGGCTCGTTTTTTGAACCATAGCTGTTCCCCAAATCTCCTTTGGCAGCCCGTGCAGTACGACCATAACGATGGCAGTTACCCACATATAATGTTTTTTGCAATGAAACATATTCCTCCCATGACTGAACTGACCTACGATTACGGAACAAGAGGAGCTCCTCCTGACATTAAGGGGAAATTTCCAAATTCTTCCAAACTCAAGCCATGCCTCTGCGGCTCTACCAATTGCCGAGGTTCTTTCTGA
- the LOC117865978 gene encoding mitochondrial import inner membrane translocase subunit TIM8, whose product MDASALNNPRLKALIEEERTKALTNELVAKLTLACWDKCVTGSIGSSFSRSEAACLSNCAKRFAEVKMMTMQRFTER is encoded by the exons ATGGATGCTTCGGCCCTCAACAACCCGCGCCTCAAGGCGCTCATAGAG GAGGAGAGAACGAAGGCCTTGACAAATGAGCTCGTGGCAAAGCTGACGCTTGCTTGCTGGGACAAATGCGTTACTGGGAGCATCGGAAGCAGCTTCAGCAGGAGCGAGGCCGCGTGCTTGTCCAACTGCGCGAAACGCTTCGCCGAAGTGAAGATGATGACCATGCAACGCTTCACCGAGCGGTAG
- the LOC117864447 gene encoding alpha-L-arabinofuranosidase 1: MGFMEASSATIFCLLLLSCLGSRCLASELVATQVATLKVDASPQSARKIPETLFGIFFEEINHAGAGGIWAELVSNRGFEAGGPHTPSNIDPWSIIGDDSSVFVATDRTSCFSRNIVALRMEVLCDDCPTGGVGIYNPGFWGMNIEDGKAYNLVMYVKSAETTDLAVSLTSSDGLQNLASATITVSGTSNWTKVEQKLVAKGTNRTSRLQITTNKKGVVWFDQVSLMPEDTYKGHGFRTELISMLSDLKPRFLRFPGGCFVEGDWLRNAFRWRESIGPWEERPGHFGDVWHYWTDDGLGYYEFLQLAEDLDTAPIWVFNNGVSHNDEVDTAAIAPFVKDVLDSLEFARGSANSTWGSVRAAMGHPEPFPVKYVAIGNEDCGKKFYRGNYLKFYNAIRQAYPDIQMISNCDGSSRPLDHPADLYDFHVYTDSKTLFNMRNTFDRTSRSGPKAFVSEYAVWRSDAGRGSLLASLAEAAFLTGLEMNSDIVHMASYAPLFVNDNDRTWNPDAIVFNSWQHYGTPSYWMQTLFRESSGAMIHPITVSSSYSGSLAASAITWQDSENSFLRVKVVNFGSDAVSLTISTSGLQASVNALGSTSTVLTSGNVMDENSFSNPTKVAPVKSELSNAAEEMQVTLAPHSFSAFDLALAQSKLVAEM, encoded by the exons ATGGGTTTCATGGAAGCATCCTCTGCTACAATCTTCTGCCTCTTGCTTCTATCCTGCCTGGGTTCCAGATGTCTGGCATCAGAACTAGTGGCCACCCAAGTAGCAACCCTCAAGGTTGACGCCTCGCCGCAGTCAGCCCGAAAGATACCAGAAACACTATTTGGGATATTTTTCGAG GAGATCAATCATGCAGGAGCTGGTGGGATATGGGCAGAGCTTGTTAGTAACAGAG GTTTTGAAGCTGGAGGCCCACATACTCCGTCAAATATTGACCCATGGTCCATCATTGGAGATGACTCTTCTGTATTTGTGGCGACTGATCGTACCTCATGTTTCAGTCGAAACATTGTTGCTCTGAGAATGGAGGTCCTCTGTGATGACTGTCCTACTGGTGgtgttggtatttacaacccgGGGTTCTGGGGCATG AATATAGAAGATGGAAAGGCCTACAATCTTGTTATGTACGTTAAATCAGCAGAAACAACAGACTTGGCAGTTTCGCTAACAAGTTCTGATGGTTTGCAAAACCTGGCTTCAGCTACAATAAC AGTTTCTGGTACATCAAATTGGACAAAAGTGGAGCAGAAGTTGGTTGCTAAAGGAACCAATAGAACCTCAAGGCTTCAAATAACAACTAACAAGAAAGGAGTTGTATGGTTTGATCAAGTATCACTCATGCCTGAAGACACATACAAG GGACATGGTTTCCGGACAGAACTTATATCCATGCTTTCGGATTTGAAACCACGATTCTTGAGATTCCCTG GAGGCTGCTTCGTAGAAGGTGATTGGTTAAGAAATGCATTCAGGTGGAGAGAATCTATTGGTCCATGGGAAGAGAGGCCTGGACACTTCGGGGATGTTTGGCATTACTGGACTGATGACGGCCTTGGATATTATGAATTTCTTCAG CTTGCTGAGGACCTGGACACTGCCCCAATCTGGGTATTCAACAATG GAGTTAGCCACAACGATGAAGTTGATACTGCTGCTATTGCTCCATTTGTAAAG GATGTATTGGACAGTCTAGAATTTGCAAGGGGGAGTGCAAATTCAACATGGGGCTCTGTTCGTGCTGCAATGGGGCACCCTGAACCATTCCCAGTGAAATATGTTGCAATTGGAAATGAAGATTGTGGAAAAAAATTTTACCGCG GTAATTACCTCAAGTTCTACAATGCTATAAGGCAGGCCTATCCAGATATTCAAATGATTTCAAACTGTGATGGTTCATCTAGACCACTTGATCATCCTGCTGATTTATACGACTTCCAT GTCTATACCGATTCTAAAACTTTGTTTAACATGAGGAACACCTTTGACAGAACATCTCGTAGTGGACCGAAG GCTTTTGTGAGTGAGTACGCTGTTTGGAGAAGTGATGCAGGTAGAGGAAGTCTTCTTGCTTCATTGGCAGAAGCTGCTTTCCTTACCGGGCTGGAGATGAACAG TGACATTGTTCATATGGCAAGTTACGCTCCACTGTTTGTAAATGACAACGACAGAAC ATGGAACCCAGATGCTATCGTCTTCAACTCGTGGCAACATTATGGAACTCCTAGTTACTGGATGCAGACGCTGTTCCGTGAGTCCAGCGGTGCTATGATTCATCCAATTACAGTCAGTTCCAGCTACTCTGGTTCGCTCGCAGCATCTGCAATTACTTGGCAGGATTCAGAGAACAGCTTCCTAAGAGTAAAG GTTGTAAACTTTGGATCGGATGCTGTTAGCCTCACAATTTCCACAAGTGGACTTCAGGCTAGTGTTAATGCTCTGGGATCAACCTCCACTGTCCTCACATCCGGGAATGTGATGGATGAAAATTCTTTCAGTAACCCAACCAAG GTGGCGCCGGTGAAGAGCGAGCTGAGCAACGCTGCAGAGGAGATGCAGGTCACGCTGGCTCCTCACTCCTTCAGCGCGTTCGATCTCGCGCTGGCGCAGTCCAAGCTTGTCGCGGAGATGTGA
- the LOC117864448 gene encoding putative invertase inhibitor → MKMATAAAATSSYSSASAILLYAIFFAGTHAEPTEVATSEVPSILPVCKTVGGGSTFFDVQYCLEALGSDGRSANAGMNYRTYSSIAADLLAANATSTATKIGGLLRGRDGGDEATTRCLRSCQALYGGVVRRQPGCAAAVRGRKDGEATRCLEEAASAAKECEEGFGKSKVASPVTMENDDAFKLAKLAVALLSMAHY, encoded by the coding sequence ATGAAAatggccacggccgccgccgccacctcctcctacAGCAGTGCGAGTGCCATCTTGCTCTACGCTATCTTCTTTGCCGGCACTCACGCCGAGCCGACCGAGGTGGCAACCTCTGAAGTCCCAAGCATACTCCCCGTATGCAAgaccgtcggcggcggcagcacgtTCTTCGACGTCCAATACTGTCTGGAGGCACTCGGCTCTGACGGCCGGAGCGCCAACGCCGGCATGAACTACCGCACCTACTCATCCAtcgccgccgacctcctcgcGGCCAACGCCACCAGCACGGCGACCAAGATCGGCGGCCTGCTCCgggggcgcgacggcggcgatgaggcCACGACGCGCTGCCTCCGGTCGTGCCAGGCGCTGTACGGCGGCGTGGTGAGAAGGCAGCCcggttgcgccgccgccgtcaggggCAGGAAGGACGGCGAGGCTACGAGGTGCCTGGAGGAAGCTGCGAGCGCGGCCAAGGAGTGCGAGGAGGGGTTCGGGAAGAGCAAGGTAGCGTCGCCGGTGACCATGGAGAACGACGACGCGTTCAAGCTCGCAAAGCTCGCCGTTGCGCTGCTCAGCATGGCTCATTATTAA
- the LOC117863455 gene encoding alpha-L-arabinofuranosidase 1, with protein MGSKHVYSCNIFFSFLLFSLCCKGVAAELEWTQTATLEVDASWRLARKIPETLFGLFFEEINHAGAGGIWEELVSNRGFEAGGPHTPSNIDPWSIIGDESSIYVTTDPVSCFTRNIVALRIEVLCDKCPTGGVGVYNPGFWGMNIEEGKTYNLVMYIRSPESVELTASLTCSRPSGALQNLASAYIQDIDVSNWTRVELKLLAQETCRTSRLDLTTSKRGVIWFDQVSLMPSDTYKGHGFRKELMYMLLDLKPRFLRFPGGCFVEGNLLRNAFRWKETIGPWEERPGHYGDVWNYWTDDGLGYFEFLQLSEDLGAAPIWVFNAGISHNEGVDTNSIAPFVKDVLDSLEFAKGSAESNWGSVRAAMGHRKRFPLKYVAIGNEDCQKEFYQGNYLKFYNAIREAYPDIQMISNCDGSSEALDHPADLYDFHIYNSSTDLFLMKSKFDRTSRTGPKVFVSEYAVTEQKDAGNGSLLASLAEAAFLTGVEKNSDIVQMASYAPLFVNDNDPGWKWNPDAIVFNSWQQYGTPSYWMQTFFRESSGAVIHPITIASSYSDSLAASAITWRDTENSFLRVKIVNFGPHAVSLTISAHGLQVGVDTMRSRVTVLTSSNVMDENSFSNPNNVVPVSRELPNAGEEMQALLAPYSFTSFDLALDQHERVAEM; from the exons ATGGGTTCGAAGCACGTCTACTCCTGcaacatcttcttctccttcctcctcttctccttgtGCTGCAAAGGCGTTGCCGCAGAATTGGAATGGACGCAGACAGCAACACTTGAAGTTGATGCCTCGTGGAGGCTTGCTAGGAAGATCCCTGAAACATTATTCGGACTATTCTTTGAG GAGATCAACCATGCTGGAGCTGGTGGAATCTGGGAGGAGCTTGTTAGCAACAGAG GTTTTGAAGCAGGAGGGCCCCATACCCCTTCAAACATAGACCCATGGAGCATCATCGGAGATGAGTCTTCCATATATGTGACGACTGATCCTGTCTCCTGTTTCACTAGAAATATTGTTGCTCTAAGAATTGAGGTTCTATGTGACAAGTGCCCAACTGGCGGTGTTGGCGTCTACAACCCGGGATTCTGGGGCATG AACATAGAAGAAGGAAAAACCTATAATCTAGTCATGTACATCAGATCACCAGAATCTGTGGAGTTGACAGCTTCACTCACATGTTCAAGACCTTCAGGTGCATTGCAAAACCTGGCATCAGCATATATACA AGATATTGACGTGTCAAACTGGACAAGGGTAGAACTGAAACTATTAGCTCAAGAAACATGCAGAACTTCACGACTTGATCTAACAACTTCCAAAAGGGGGGTAATATGGTTTGATCAAGTGTCACTCATGCCCTCAGATACATACAAG GGCCATGGTTTTCGCAAGGAGCTCATGTATATGCTTTTGGATTTGAAACCACGATTCCTACGTTTCCCTG GGGGTTGCTTTGTTGAAGGAAACCTGTTAAGAAATGCTTTCAGATGGAAGGAAACTATTGGTCCATGGGAAGAGAGACCTGGACACTATGGAGACGTTTGGAATTACTGGACTGATGATGGACTTGGATATTTTGAGTTTCTCCAG ctttcagaAGACCTGGGTGCTGCCCCTATCTGGGTCTTTAATGCCG GAATCAGCCACAATGAGGGAGTTGACACCAATAGTATTGCACCTTTTGTCAAG GATGTATTGGATAGTCTTGAGTTTGCCAAGGGGAGTGCAGAATCGAATTGGGGTTCTGTTAGAGCTGCAATGGGACATCGAAAACGTTTTCCACTGAAGTATGTTGCGATTGGGAATGAAGACTGTCAGAAGGAATTTTACCAAG GAAACTACCTCAAATTTTATAATGCTATAAGAGAAGCATATCCAGACATTCAAATGATTTCAAACTGTGACGGCTCATCTGAGGCACTTGACCATCCTGCAGATTTGTATGACTTCCAT ATCTATAACAGTTCTACTGATCTTTTCCTCATGAAAAGTAAGTTTGATAGGACATCACGTACAGGACCAAAG GTGTTTGTCAGCGAATATGCAGTTACAGAACAAAAGGATGCTGGTAATGGAAGcctccttgcttcactggcagAGGCTGCATTCCTCACTGGAGTAGAAAAGAACAG TGACATCGTTCAGATGGCTAGTTATGCGCCACTCTTCGTCAATGACAACGATCCTGG CTGGAAATGGAACCCAGATGCAATAGTCTTCAACTCCTGGCAACAGTACGGAACTCCCAGTTACTGGATGCAGACATTTTTCCGTGAATCAAGTGGTGCTGTGATCCATCCAATTACAATCGCATCCAGCTACTCTGATTCATTGGCAGCATCCGCAATTACCTGGAGGGACACTGAGAATAGCTTCCTGAGGGTAAAG ATCGTAAACTTCGGGCCTCATGCTGTGAGCCTGACAATAAGTGCACATGGACTCCAAGTTGGTGTTGATACAATGCGATCAAGAGTCACTGTTCTGACATCCAGCAATGTGATGGATGAAAATTCGTTCAGCAACCCAAATAAT GTGGTGCCGGTTAGCAGAGAGCTGCCGAATGCGGGAGAAGAGATGCAGGCCTTGCTCGCTCCCTACTCCTTCACGTCATTCGACCTGGCTCTGGATCAGCACGAACGTGTGGCGGAAATGTGA
- the LOC117863457 gene encoding aladin, with protein sequence MPSFPPPGAVTVCEINRDLVAADSLSDDRAKEAYGDVLGMVFSPIPFQPDALPPIREPPAAEQTESNENVPAASVTSSISEFFKRMIFPPQEPNLLQKFDTQKISWNPHKHCLAFVSGKNQVTVHDFEDSDAKEPCILTSDHVKAIEWRPNSGKMIAVACKGGICLWSASYPGNAPFMKAGVTSSSLSAFRSGDQWILVDVLRDSSAEQVSALCWKPDGRYLASASCNSPSFTIWDVSQGLGTPIRRGLSNISLLRWSPSGDYLLAAKFDGTFHFWETNTWTSEPWSSSNGYVSGANWDPEGHVALLSFSNSTTLGSIHFSSKPPSLDAHLLPVELPEISSLIVSRGIEKLAWDASGERLALSFKDGNEMYRGLVAVYDVRRSPLVSLSLVGFIRGPGEGAKPLAFAFHNKFKQGPLLSVCWSSGWCCTYPLILHSH encoded by the exons ATGCCGAGCTTCCCTCCTCCCGGCGCCGTCACTGTCTGCGAGATCAACCGCGACCTAG TTGCGGCAGATTCCTTGTCCGACGACCGCGCCAAGGAAGCATACGGGGATGTCCTT GGAATGGTCTTCAGCCCCATCCCTTTCCAGCCAGACGCTCTTCCCCCCATCCGCGAGCCCCCTGCTGCTGAGCAAACTGAGTCCAATGAGAATGTACCCGCAGCTAGTGTGACTTCCTCCATATCAGAGTTCTTCAAACGGATGATCTTCCCTCCACAAGAA CCAAATCTGCTACAAAAATTTGACACCCAGAAAATAAGTTGGAATCCGCACAAGCATTGTCTAGCATTTGTGTCCGGGAAGAACCAGGTTACAGTACATGACTTTGAGGATTCAG ATGCTAAAGAGCCGTGCATTTTGACAAGTGACCATGTTAAGGCAATTGAGTGGAGACCAAATAGTGGCAAGATGATTGCAGTTGCCTGCAA gGGAGGGATATGCCTCTGGTCAGCATCATATCCTGGCAATGCTCCATTCATGAAAGCTGGGGTCACCTCTTCTTCCCTTAGTGCCTTCCGTTCTGGTGATCAGTGGATACTGGTGGATGTTCTTCGTGATTCTTCTGCTGAGCAAGTTAGTGCACTTTGTTGGAAGCCTGATGGAAGATA CTTGGCATCTGCCTCCTGCAATAGTCCATCTTTTACAATTTGGGATGTTTCTCAAG GGTTGGGTACTCCTATACGGCGTGGATTAAGTAATATATCACTACTGCGGTGGTCACCTAGTGGAGATTACCTTCTAGCTGCTAAATT TGATGGAACTTTTCACTTCTGGGAGACAAACACATGGACTTCAGAACCTTGGTCTTCATCTAATGGATATGTGTCT GGAGCGAATTGGGATCCAGAAGGCCATGTTGCATTGTTATCCTTTTCTAACTCGACAACACTTGGCTCAATTCACTTTTCATCTAAGCCACCATCTTTAG ATGCCCATCTCCTACCGGTTGAACTTCCAGAAATTTCCTCCCTGATTGTAAG CCGAGGCATAGAGAAATTAGCATGGGATGCTTCAGGGGAGCGTCTGGCATTGTCGTTCAAAGATGGAAATGAAATGTACCGTGGCCTTGTTGCTGTATATGACGTGAGGAGATCTCCACTTGTCTCACTATCACTAGT TGGATTCATTAGAGGACCTGGAGAAGGAGCAAAACCACTTGCTTTTGCTTTTCATAACAAATTTAAGCAAGGACCCTTGCTTTCTGTG TGCTGGAGCAGTGGCTGGTGCTGTACATATCCACTGATACTTCATTCCCATTAA
- the LOC117863456 gene encoding protein ROOT PRIMORDIUM DEFECTIVE 1 encodes MASITFSPGNLHALSVRLGILGGTGAFQYGPFNCGVQRRWKKPVDSARTRLEGRTRDHRLDKLMVQLRNLRHALAVRELISQQRNGYASVQLLSKWRHEVGLNIEIGAFLKKYPHIFQIYMHPVKRNHCCKITQKMADLIAEEDAVIRENEADTVQRLKKLLMLSMNGTLNMHALWLVRRELGLPDDYRSSILPKHGHDLYLESPDTLSLVARDDELAVAKIEEWRKKEYTEKWLAESETKYAFPINFPTGYKIEKGFREKLKNWQRLPYTKPYEKNALHPIHNVERLEKRIVGILHELLSLTVEKMIPLERLSHFRRAFNMEVNLQELLLKYPGIFYISTKGSAQTVILRERYSKGCLIEPNPVYDVRRKMLDLILSGCRNVGEPESAAWLTEEYDEGSCLELQNNMCQVDTANTILELETDSDSYRKNHITEEVPHQHFCDSQEQSE; translated from the coding sequence ATGGCATCGATCACATTCAGTCCAGGAAACCTGCATGCCCTCTCTGTGCGGCTGGGAATATTGGGTGGGACTGGGGCATTTCAATATGGTCCCTTCAACTGTGGTGTGCAGCGGCGGTGGAAAAAGCCAGTAGATTCAGCAAGAACCCGTCTGGAGGGCAGAACAAGGGATCATAGGCTGGACAAGCTAATGGTTCAACTGAGGAACTTGAGGCATGCCTTGGCTGTACGTGAGTTGATATCCCAGCAGAGGAATGGATATGCATCTGTCCAACTTCTTTCAAAGTGGAGACATGAGGTCGGGTTGAACATTGAGATCGGCGCTTTCCTCAAGAAATATCCCCACATTTTCCAGATTTACATGCACCCTGTAAAGAGAAACCATTGCTGCAAGATCACACAAAAGATGGCCGACTTGATTGCAGAGGAAGATGCTGTGATCAGGGAGAATGAGGCCGACACAGTGCAGCGCCTGAAGAAACTTCTCATGCTCTCCATGAATGGAACTCTGAATATGCACGCGTTATGGCTTGTAAGGAGGGAACTTGGGCTTCCCGACGATTACAGGTCTTCCATACTACCAAAGCATGGACATGATTTATATCTTGAATCCCCTGATACTCTGTCACTTGTTGCTAGGGATGACGAATTAGCTGTAGCTAAGATtgaagaatggaggaagaaagagtaCACTGAAAAATGGCTAGCTGAATCAGAGACAAAATACGCTTTTCCAATCAACTTTCCTACTGGATATAAGATTGAGAAAGGTTTTAGGGAAAAACTCAAGAATTGGCAGAGGCTTCCCTACACCAAACCTTATGAGAAGAATGCTTTGCATCCGATCCACAATGTTGAGCGGCTTGAGAAACGTATTGTTGGTATTCTTCATGAACTTTTAAGTCTGACAGTAGAAAAGATGATACCACTTGAAAGATTGTCGCACTTCAGAAGAGCTTTTAATATGGAAGTAAACTTGCAGGAGCTTCTTCTTAAGTACCCAGGAATTTTCTACATCTCGACAAAGGGAAGTGCACAGACAGTCATTCTGAGGGAGAGATACAGTAAAGGCTGCCTGATTGAGCCTAATCCTGTATACGATGTGCGAAGGAAAATGCTAGATCTGATTTTGTCTGGATGCCGTAACGTTGGTGAACCGGAAAGTGCAGCTTGGCTCACTGAGGAGTATGATGAGGGAAGCTGTCTTGAGTTGCAGAACAACATGTGCCAGGTGGATACTGCAAATACCATACTGGAACTTGAAACTGACAGCGACTCGTACAGAAAGAACCATATTACTGAAGAGGTCCCGCACCAACATTTCTGTGACTCACAAGAACAGAGTGAATAA